TGTCACCCATGCCAGGGTCGCTGACGATGAAGCCACGCATGTCAATACGCTTGATCAGCACATTgtggatgttcttgatggGGTAAGGAGCAGTGTTGTATTGGGAGATCAGGCCGCAGACAACGACACGACCAAAGTTGTTCATAGCGTCCAGAGCCGCCTCGAGGTGCTCGCCACCGACGTTCTCGTAGTAGATGTCGATACCCTGGGGCGCCAGGCGGGCCAGAGCATCAGCgggcttttccttcttgtAGTTGAAACCACCGTCAAAGCCCAGGTCCTTGGTGATGTACTCGAGCTTCTCGTCAGAACCAACACTGCCGATGACCTTGAGACCCTCGTGCTTAGCCAACTGACCAACGAGCTGTCCGACAGCGCCGCTCGCAGCTGAGACGAAGATGGTCTCGCCCTTCTTGGGCTTACCGATCTCGTAAAGGGAAGAGTAGGCGGTCAGACCGGGCATACCCAGAGCACCGAGGAACACACGGATGTCCTCGATGCCGAGGGGGTTCTCGAGAGGGCGGATGCGGGCAACCTGGGAGCCATCGAGAACGATGTACTCCTGGATGGGGACGAAGCCGATGACCAGATCGCCTTCCTTGAAAGAAGCATTGTTGGAGCGGAGGACCTTCGCAATCGTTGTGCTGTCGATGGGCTTGCCAAGCTCGAAAGCGGGAGAGTATGACTTGACGTGAGCGGGGCGCATGCGGCCACGCATGTAGGGGTCAAAGCTGGTGTAGAGGGACTGTAGGACAACACCATTCTCGGGGGCGGGGGTGTTGGCGTCATACTCGACAGGCTCGATGGTAAGGTGCTCGCCGGGGACTGGGTATCCTTCGGGGACTTTCTTGAAGACGAGGGCCTTGTTTGAGCTCATTTTGATGGTGAGTGTATGAAGTGTATATGGATGATTGGGAAGATAATGTGTATAGAAAGCTTCGAGAGGGGTTTCAACAATAAATAGCTAATCTGTGGCTACGAAGAGCAGTACTGATTTATATATTGTACCTTCCTAATGGCCCTACGCAAGGACGTACGATGTAGCCCACTTTTTCAAGAAAACAAGCGGGGCGGAGTCAAAACCAACGCggatgaatgatgatgaaaacTGCCTGGATTATCAAGCAGCGAACACCAGAGAAGCTTCTTGAGAAATCAAAAAGATGGAAAGTACCTAGGCAACACGTCTGGCCGAGGGTCCTTAGCAGCGGAGTGGCTTCCAGATCGACTTACTCCGCTGAGAGCCGGAGACTTAAGGGTACCATGTCACCATGAAACCAAGTCTTCATGGCTGGATGAGTGGAGCTATCGGGAGGACTCATGTCACATCCCCGACGGGCGAAGGACACTTTCTAGGAAAGAGAACCGTGTCTTTGAGACTCGGCGAGTGGCAGGGTGTTGCGCAATGATGAACGGCTAGACGAGACTGTTGAGATTTGTACGGAGGTGTTCCCTAAAGCAGCCATATACCCATGGTGTGCATATCCGAGGATGATCACTAATAATGCAGTTTAATGCATTGCTGGCTTGGCCGAGCTGCAGGCACAGATGTCTCGCtcagtacagagtagagaggtaataataattaaaataatagtaataataacaGTATGACATAGTATGATTATTATTTCGATATGAGTCCTCCAAGCGAAAAATTAGCTGTAGATAGATTAGGTAGAGAGGTAAGCACCTTAGAATAGGGCACTGTAACTTTTGCCTTTATGTGATGAAGTCATACGGCAGAAATTTGCGCCAGCTGCATCTCAGTGTTAAGTACGATTATTATGCGTTGACCAGCTACTTCATTCCGACTTCATAGCAGACTTCATTTCCAGTAATTGTCCTTGACATGACTGTCTATTGGTGGTCCCTACTATTGTGAGAGGACGATGAATACTGATAGTTCAAGAGCATTTCACATCACAAGTGTGAAGTTTGTTACTGTGCATATGCACACCCTTTTCAAGGGTTCCGTTGAGGAGACACAGTTTCCAACCCTTTGAACAGCCAAAATCCTCAAACATGCACACAAGAGCTTGTTCGCTATCATCCATCTGGATGCATTCATCACCTGGTCAGACAATTCGGAAGCCTCCGTGATACAAACACTCAACCTCAACGATTGTACTACGTAGACATGTTGAACTCGATAATCCTCGAACGATTGCACAAACTATCAAAAATTTTGTTCAACAGAAAATGCCTTTGCCATCCCCTATGATGGAGACAGCTGCCACGGACTCGTCCCTTTGACGACTTTGCGCAAGGACATGATTGAGAAACTGGACCATTAGATAGTAGAATGTAAGCCACACTGTACTTACTCTGATCCTCACCTGTCCATTTATTTGTCTTGTTTCTCATACTGCTGAGCATCAGCATAACGCTGTCTAGTTTGAGTTTGGTGCTTCTTGGTGGATGTGTCTGAGGCCACTCGGCCAATCATCATACATTTGCACCGATTCTCGCCGCCAGTTTCTCACCGCCTGCAGCCTCGAACTTTTTCTGCCGCTATTTTTCCCTTACCCAAAATGATTTGAAGTTTCGGGCTGTGGCTAATCCTGCATCAGCCAACATCATTTTGAGATTTTTTTCATCTCGATTTTTGTTTTTCTCGGCTTAATTGTTGACATAGAATATCAATTATATTCCCCCTTTACTGATTTAATGATGCTGGGCGCAGTTCGCCGTTATGGCGTTGTCCACGCTCTTCGAGCCTCCGTCCCTCGGACCATCTGCAGACCGTCGAATTCGCAGCTCCTGAGATGCCAGACTTCTCCTGTTACAGCCTGCCCCCAGTCCGTGCGACTGCTGCATAAGTCGTCgcctttcttttcatcgGCGTCTGCTCAAGCGCAGGCGCAACCTGATGACCTCCAGTCGGCTGCTCCGCAGGAGCCTTTGAGAGAGTTCACCGACTTGGCCGAGCGAGGACTGGTGGACCCGAAAATCATTCGCGCAATTGTTAAAGATATGAATATCAAAACTATGACCGATGTCCAAAGCCAGACCTTGCGTGAAATTCTGCAAGGAGATGATGTGTTAGTAGATGCTCTCGCTCTAAAAGCCCTTGGACCGAAACTAATTGTGCATCTCTTTCTACAGCTTGGCTCAGGCAAAGACCGGTACTGGAAAAACCCTTGCGTTTCTAACGCCGGTATTCCAAAATATCATGAAGGACCCGTCCTTGAAGGGGCTGAACTGGAGGAGGTCACAGGCGAGCTCCTCCGACATCCGCGCTATTATCATCTCC
The DNA window shown above is from Aspergillus fumigatus Af293 chromosome 1, whole genome shotgun sequence and carries:
- a CDS encoding MDR family NADP-dependent oxidoreductase, encoding MSSNKALVFKKVPEGYPVPGEHLTIEPVEYDANTPAPENGVVLQSLYTSFDPYMRGRMRPAHVKSYSPAFELGKPIDSTTIAKVLRSNNASFKEGDLVIGFVPIQEYIVLDGSQVARIRPLENPLGIEDIRVFLGALGMPGLTAYSSLYEIGKPKKGETIFVSAASGAVGQLVGQLAKHEGLKVIGSVGSDEKLEYITKDLGFDGGFNYKKEKPADALARLAPQGIDIYYENVGGEHLEAALDAMNNFGRVVVCGLISQYNTAPYPIKNIHNVLIKRIDMRGFIVSDPGMGDKYTEEHQKNVQKWIKEGSFKALLHETTGIDNAAEGLVGIFYGKNKGKAVLKF